The Bacillus sp. Bos-x628 genome segment ATCGAAGCTTGGCAGTGATCCGCAGGAAGCGGTGATGGTTGGCGATAATTATCATGATATTTTATCTGGTCAAGCGGCAGGGACAAAAACTGCAGGTGTGTCTTGGTCGATTAAGGGAGAAGAGGCCCTTTTAAAATATCGCCCAGATTTTATGTTAAAACAAATGAGTGATCTGCTGGCGATTGTTGGAGCTGATTAATTTGAGAAAAACGGACCGTTTTCCAGTAAAAGGGGTCAATTCCCTTAGACAAGTCTATCGCACGGTCCCCTTTATCAAGGTCATGAAAAATTTTATCTTTATTCAAATTGCACGGTACATGCCTTGGATGGGATTGAAAAACTGGATTTATCGGATATTCCTTCGCATGAAGGTCGGGGAGGATACAGCGTTTGCTTTAATGGTCATGGTAGATATTATGTTTCCTGAAAAAATCAGTGTCGGTCGAAATTGTGTGATCGGATATAATACGACGATTTTAACCCATGAGTATTTGATTAAAGAGTACAGGCTCGGGGAAGTTTATATTGGAAATGAAGTGATGATTGGGGCAAATTCAACAATATTGCCAGGAGTGACAATCGGTGATGGTGCCATTGTGTCAGC includes the following:
- a CDS encoding acyltransferase, producing the protein MRKTDRFPVKGVNSLRQVYRTVPFIKVMKNFIFIQIARYMPWMGLKNWIYRIFLRMKVGEDTAFALMVMVDIMFPEKISVGRNCVIGYNTTILTHEYLIKEYRLGEVYIGNEVMIGANSTILPGVTIGDGAIVSAGTLVHKDVPTGSFVGGNPMRIIYTKEEMEARQPTSAE